The Paracoccus sp. MC1862 genome includes a window with the following:
- the aroC gene encoding chorismate synthase produces MSVNSFGRIFTVTTWGESHGPALGATVDGCPPGIPLNEAAIQPFLDRRRPGQSKMTTQRQEPDSVRILSGVFEGRTTGTPIQLTIENTDQRSRDYGEIAHAFRPGHADITYHLKYGHRDYRGGGRSSARETAARVAAGGVARAVLRELAQHLTITGYMVQMGDLTVDRARLDLNEIDRNDFFLPDPAAVPEWTDYLSRIRKEQDSVGAVVEVLIQGCPPGLGAPVYGKLDTDLAAAMMSINAVKAVEIGEGMGAARLKGTENADEIRMGPNGPEFLSNHAGGILGGISTGQDIVLRFAVKPTSSILTPRRTINRAGEEIELVTKGRHDPCVGIRAVPVAEAMAACVILDHLLLDRAQTGSKRGVIG; encoded by the coding sequence ATGAGCGTCAACAGCTTCGGCCGCATCTTCACCGTCACCACCTGGGGCGAAAGCCACGGCCCCGCGCTCGGCGCCACCGTGGACGGCTGCCCCCCCGGCATTCCCCTGAATGAGGCCGCGATCCAGCCCTTCCTCGACCGCCGCCGCCCCGGCCAGTCGAAGATGACCACGCAGCGGCAAGAGCCTGATTCCGTTCGAATTCTTTCGGGCGTTTTCGAGGGCCGCACCACCGGCACCCCCATCCAGCTGACCATCGAGAACACCGACCAGCGCAGCCGCGATTACGGTGAGATTGCCCATGCCTTCCGCCCCGGCCATGCCGACATCACCTATCACCTGAAATACGGCCACCGCGACTATCGCGGCGGCGGCCGCTCCAGCGCCCGCGAAACCGCCGCCCGCGTCGCCGCCGGGGGGGTCGCCCGTGCGGTCCTGCGCGAATTGGCGCAACACCTGACCATTACAGGTTATATGGTGCAGATGGGCGATCTCACGGTCGACCGCGCGCGCCTTGACCTGAACGAAATCGACCGCAATGACTTCTTCCTTCCCGATCCTGCGGCAGTCCCCGAATGGACCGACTACCTGTCCCGCATCCGCAAGGAACAGGACAGCGTCGGCGCGGTCGTCGAAGTGCTGATCCAAGGCTGCCCGCCGGGCCTCGGCGCGCCGGTCTATGGCAAGCTCGACACCGACCTTGCGGCGGCGATGATGTCGATCAACGCGGTGAAGGCGGTCGAGATCGGCGAGGGCATGGGTGCCGCCCGCCTGAAGGGAACCGAAAACGCCGACGAGATCCGCATGGGTCCGAACGGGCCCGAGTTCCTGTCGAACCACGCCGGCGGCATCTTGGGCGGCATTTCCACGGGGCAGGACATCGTGCTGCGCTTTGCGGTCAAGCCCACAAGTTCGATCCTGACCCCGCGCCGGACGATCAACCGGGCGGGCGAGGAGATCGAGCTTGTCACCAAAGGCCGCCACGATCCCTGCGTCGGCATCCGCGCGGTGCCGGTGGCCGAGGCGATGGCGGCCTGCGTGATCCTCGACCACCTGCTGCTGGACCGTGCCCAGACAGGCAGCAAGC
- the flbT gene encoding flagellar biosynthesis repressor FlbT has product MTGLILKLAPGERVLINGAVIENGDRRCRIAIKTPNASILRLKDAIHPDDVASPVARVCYNAQLLLSGDADPAQGRRDLLRGIEQLSRVFDDRDSRAALDGATADVIGGNVYRALRQLRSLLPREARIFAQIA; this is encoded by the coding sequence ATGACCGGACTCATCCTCAAGCTCGCACCCGGTGAGCGCGTGCTGATCAACGGCGCGGTCATCGAAAACGGCGACCGCCGTTGCAGGATCGCGATCAAGACCCCGAACGCAAGCATCCTGCGGCTCAAGGACGCCATTCACCCAGACGACGTGGCGTCCCCCGTCGCGCGGGTCTGTTACAACGCGCAGCTTCTGCTGTCGGGCGATGCCGATCCCGCGCAGGGGCGGCGCGACCTGCTGCGCGGGATCGAGCAGTTGTCCCGGGTCTTCGACGATCGCGACAGCCGGGCCGCGCTGGACGGCGCAACGGCCGATGTGATCGGCGGCAATGTCTATCGCGCGCTGCGCCAGCTTCGCAGCCTGTTGCCCCGAGAGGCGCGGATCTTCGCGCAGATCGCATGA
- a CDS encoding flagellar biosynthesis regulator FlaF — protein MNAQVPYGYGTAASVEADPRRAEALILSKLAAGMIRASEPGSSFAAMPAAVHENRRFWRIAAEDLTSEGNSLPVPLRAQLLSIAGFVEKETSRILAGETSAAALVEINRAVARGLFEQPPG, from the coding sequence GTGAACGCACAGGTTCCATACGGCTATGGCACTGCCGCCTCGGTCGAGGCCGACCCCCGCCGGGCCGAGGCCCTCATCCTCTCGAAACTGGCCGCCGGCATGATCCGCGCCTCGGAGCCCGGCAGCAGCTTTGCCGCCATGCCCGCCGCCGTGCACGAGAACCGCAGGTTCTGGCGCATAGCCGCTGAAGATCTTACGAGCGAAGGCAACAGCCTTCCGGTGCCGCTGCGGGCACAACTTCTGTCGATCGCCGGCTTTGTTGAAAAGGAAACCTCCCGCATCCTCGCCGGAGAGACGAGTGCCGCCGCGCTGGTCGAGATCAACCGCGCTGTCGCCCGCGGGCTGTTCGAACAGCCGCCCGGCTGA
- a CDS encoding flagellar hook-length control protein FliK produces the protein MQVQSHNWPVACPPALASGGGKPAAAEGGLFEAVLDAPDCEPPPPGTTPKEPATEPSSAAGNEEPAEDEPDVPAGSEACGMTLPPAVNEALPRGRAADAAQAALSEEGASPGSVSGLPAPGPVPQQDRAPPSQFDSDRQKQGAASFDEASRPQTVERLETQVQPGARRPRPADVGPRAVFSPAEGIGPDNAPEGTASPVPSASPRPPGAEAPPPAPSPDAITLPPETLQPSDTRLPEALVPPAEIREAPLRIAEAPALHRPPPAEPHRQIADAIVRTRDGQVELILNPVELGRVTVLLGTEGNPGHLAMFVERPETLDLIRRHGEQLLRELRDGGMSDPSLDILQQDSHDSPQDRNRRSGENRAAAGLRIPEGLQEAAPCAVPLSRLDIRL, from the coding sequence ATGCAGGTTCAATCGCACAACTGGCCGGTGGCCTGCCCCCCGGCTCTCGCATCGGGCGGGGGAAAGCCCGCTGCTGCAGAGGGCGGGCTGTTCGAGGCGGTCCTTGACGCGCCCGACTGCGAGCCGCCACCGCCCGGCACGACCCCAAAGGAACCTGCAACCGAGCCTTCGTCAGCCGCCGGGAACGAGGAACCGGCCGAGGACGAGCCGGATGTCCCCGCCGGGTCCGAGGCATGCGGGATGACGCTTCCTCCTGCCGTGAACGAAGCCTTGCCGCGCGGGCGCGCAGCGGATGCCGCGCAGGCGGCCCTGTCCGAAGAAGGCGCTTCGCCGGGCAGCGTGTCCGGCCTGCCCGCCCCCGGTCCGGTGCCGCAGCAGGACCGGGCGCCGCCTTCGCAATTCGATTCGGACCGGCAGAAGCAGGGGGCGGCCAGCTTCGACGAGGCCAGCCGACCGCAGACTGTTGAACGCTTGGAAACGCAGGTGCAGCCGGGTGCAAGGCGGCCGCGGCCGGCTGATGTCGGGCCACGGGCAGTCTTCTCCCCCGCCGAGGGCATCGGCCCTGACAACGCGCCCGAAGGAACGGCATCGCCGGTCCCTTCCGCATCCCCTCGTCCGCCCGGCGCGGAAGCGCCGCCGCCTGCCCCTTCCCCGGATGCCATCACGCTGCCACCGGAAACCCTGCAGCCCAGCGACACCCGACTGCCCGAGGCGCTGGTCCCGCCCGCCGAGATCCGCGAGGCTCCGCTGCGCATCGCCGAGGCCCCCGCCCTGCACCGTCCCCCGCCTGCCGAGCCGCACCGTCAGATCGCCGATGCCATTGTCCGCACGCGCGACGGACAGGTCGAACTCATCCTGAACCCGGTCGAGCTTGGCCGCGTCACCGTTCTTCTGGGGACCGAGGGGAACCCCGGCCATCTGGCGATGTTCGTCGAGCGGCCCGAGACGCTGGACCTCATCCGCCGCCACGGCGAGCAACTGCTGCGCGAGTTGCGCGATGGCGGGATGTCCGATCCCAGTCTCGACATCCTGCAGCAGGACAGCCACGATTCTCCCCAAGACAGGAACCGGCGCAGCGGAGAGAACCGGGCCGCCGCCGGCCTGCGCATCCCCGAGGGCCTGCAAGAGGCCGCACCCTGCGCCGTCCCGCTTTCCCGCCTCGACATCCGGCTTTAG
- a CDS encoding flagellar hook capping FlgD N-terminal domain-containing protein, whose product MTSIAPTAAATAPSPGPAPAAAASFAGGDFETFLKMLTTQIRNQDPLNPMEGSDFAVQLATFSGVEQQVRTNQLLEQLAGGQLGGLGQLADWIGKDVRTTAPVAFDGQPITLDIRPENGADKVELVALDRNGREVLRESIGLGAGEVDWAGRTAEGPLAHGIYSFKLVSHRGEEVLSTTAVGAFARVTGAELTAEGVRLSLPSGASALESEVTALRESR is encoded by the coding sequence TTGACCAGCATCGCCCCGACCGCCGCCGCCACCGCTCCCTCCCCCGGTCCGGCGCCTGCCGCCGCGGCCTCCTTCGCCGGCGGCGATTTCGAGACCTTTCTCAAGATGCTGACGACGCAGATCAGGAACCAGGACCCGCTGAACCCGATGGAGGGGTCAGATTTCGCCGTGCAGCTTGCGACCTTCTCGGGGGTCGAGCAGCAGGTGCGGACGAACCAGTTGCTCGAACAGCTTGCGGGCGGGCAGCTTGGGGGCCTGGGGCAGCTTGCCGACTGGATCGGGAAGGATGTCCGCACCACCGCCCCGGTCGCCTTTGACGGCCAGCCGATCACGCTGGACATCCGGCCCGAGAACGGTGCGGACAAGGTCGAGTTGGTGGCGCTGGACCGGAACGGACGCGAGGTGCTGCGCGAAAGCATCGGCCTTGGGGCGGGCGAGGTCGACTGGGCAGGCCGGACGGCCGAGGGGCCGCTCGCCCACGGCATCTACAGCTTCAAGCTGGTCAGCCACCGCGGAGAGGAGGTGCTTTCGACGACAGCCGTGGGCGCCTTTGCCCGCGTCACGGGGGCCGAACTGACCGCCGAGGGCGTCAGGCTGTCGCTGCCAAGCGGGGCAAGCGCGTTGGAAAGCGAGGTGACGGCGCTGCGCGAATCGCGCTGA
- a CDS encoding IS481 family transposase, translating to MLISLHKQATTTPRIRAAIQASSEPAWIVAERYGISEQTVWKWRKRDSVHDLSHTAHRLQTTLTPAQEAVAVALRRSLLLPLDDLLSVVREFLNPDVSRSGLDRCLRRHGAGNLRELKPAAPQPAHKPFKAYAPGYLHIDVKYLPQMADEDRRRYLFVAIDRATRWVFVRVYPAKTAANARRFLRDLERAAPMKIARVLTDNGKEFTDRLFGLRRRAATGNHEFDRLCAEFGIEHRLAPPMRPQTNGMVERFNGRIEDILQSHRFRSGEDLEQTILRYVRLYNGQLPQSVLKGRTPIDALKVWHHERPELFRKQPYNHTGCDT from the coding sequence ATGCTGATCTCTCTGCACAAGCAGGCGACGACGACACCGAGGATCCGGGCTGCGATCCAGGCGAGCAGCGAGCCGGCCTGGATAGTGGCGGAGCGCTACGGCATCTCCGAGCAGACGGTCTGGAAATGGCGCAAGCGCGACAGCGTCCATGACCTGAGCCACACGGCGCACCGGCTTCAGACCACGCTCACGCCGGCGCAGGAGGCCGTGGCGGTGGCGCTGCGCAGGTCCCTGCTGCTGCCGCTCGATGACCTGCTCTCGGTGGTGCGCGAGTTCCTCAACCCGGACGTCTCGCGCTCGGGGCTGGACCGCTGCCTGCGGCGGCACGGGGCGGGCAACCTGCGCGAGTTGAAGCCTGCCGCGCCGCAGCCCGCGCACAAGCCCTTCAAGGCCTATGCGCCCGGCTACCTCCACATCGACGTCAAATACCTGCCGCAGATGGCCGACGAGGACCGCCGGCGCTACCTCTTCGTCGCGATCGACCGCGCCACCCGATGGGTCTTCGTGCGCGTCTACCCGGCGAAGACGGCTGCCAACGCACGCCGTTTCCTTCGTGATCTGGAGCGCGCGGCGCCGATGAAGATCGCCCGGGTGCTGACCGACAATGGCAAGGAGTTCACCGACCGGCTCTTCGGGTTGCGCCGCCGCGCCGCCACCGGCAACCACGAGTTCGACCGGCTCTGCGCCGAGTTCGGCATCGAACACCGCTTGGCGCCGCCGATGCGACCGCAGACGAATGGCATGGTCGAGCGGTTCAATGGCCGGATCGAGGACATCCTGCAGAGCCACCGCTTCCGCAGTGGCGAGGACCTGGAGCAGACCATCCTGCGCTATGTCCGCCTCTACAACGGCCAGCTGCCCCAGTCTGTCCTCAAAGGTCGAACACCCATCGATGCCCTCAAGGTCTGGCATCACGAAAGACCAGAGCTATTCAGGAAACAGCCGTATAATCACACGGGATGTGACACTTAG
- a CDS encoding BrnA antitoxin family protein, which translates to MGETKAETARRINYHYMADAMRRLEWDLHQKVLTEGRIPEAWHEIARERGEAKRIRVTIALEEDVVRFFRGMGEGYGPRMNAVLRAFMHARLAGLLRGGETMDYLSRREGEGLDGRKPGWGEAQKDFEDLGPDAARLMSEEPGVPLDEEKRSARADTMAWLRGR; encoded by the coding sequence ATGGGCGAGACGAAGGCCGAAACGGCAAGGCGGATCAACTATCACTACATGGCCGACGCGATGCGGCGGCTGGAATGGGACCTGCACCAGAAGGTCCTGACCGAGGGGCGCATCCCCGAGGCCTGGCACGAGATCGCGCGGGAGCGCGGCGAGGCCAAGCGCATCCGGGTGACGATCGCGCTGGAGGAGGACGTGGTCCGCTTCTTCCGCGGCATGGGCGAGGGCTATGGCCCGCGCATGAACGCGGTGCTGCGCGCCTTCATGCACGCGCGGCTGGCGGGGTTGCTGCGCGGGGGCGAGACGATGGACTACCTGTCGCGGCGCGAGGGCGAGGGGCTGGACGGCCGCAAGCCGGGCTGGGGCGAGGCGCAGAAGGACTTTGAGGACCTCGGCCCTGACGCCGCCCGGCTGATGAGCGAGGAGCCGGGGGTGCCGCTGGACGAGGAGAAGCGCTCGGCTCGGGCGGATACGATGGCGTGGCTGAGGGGGAGGTAG
- a CDS encoding DUF1217 domain-containing protein codes for MSFQPLVGQGGYAGWRLLARTGEAQKALVARDPQVARDTAHVRAKLGQVGSAEELVSDFRLLRTSLSAFGLEGDANNRFFIRKVLESDLSDPKSLANRLSDKRYRAMAEAFRFGSGGSPSANLAGEIVGRHVSAELERRVGTIDGNLRLAMSAERELKALGASASSDNTRWYNILGSAPLRKVVEGGLGLGADFGKLPIDRQLAEMKTRSGKLFGSDSPSVFAEASNVEKLIQRFLVRAQAISPAQSSYNAALVLLSSGR; via the coding sequence ATGAGCTTCCAGCCGCTCGTGGGGCAGGGCGGCTATGCGGGCTGGCGGCTGCTCGCCCGGACCGGCGAGGCGCAGAAGGCACTGGTCGCCCGCGATCCGCAAGTGGCGCGCGACACCGCCCATGTCCGCGCGAAGCTTGGCCAGGTCGGCAGCGCCGAGGAGCTGGTGTCGGATTTCCGCCTGCTGCGGACCTCTCTCAGCGCCTTCGGGCTGGAAGGGGATGCGAACAACCGCTTCTTCATCCGCAAGGTCTTGGAATCGGACCTGAGCGATCCGAAAAGCCTGGCCAACCGGCTGAGCGACAAGCGCTATCGCGCCATGGCCGAGGCATTCCGCTTCGGCTCGGGCGGCAGCCCTTCGGCCAATCTTGCCGGCGAGATCGTCGGACGCCATGTTTCGGCCGAGCTGGAACGCAGGGTCGGCACGATCGACGGAAACCTGCGCCTGGCAATGAGCGCCGAGCGCGAGCTGAAGGCCCTGGGGGCGTCGGCATCATCTGACAACACCCGATGGTACAACATCCTTGGCTCGGCGCCGCTGCGGAAGGTGGTCGAAGGCGGGCTGGGGCTTGGAGCGGATTTCGGCAAGCTGCCGATCGACCGGCAACTTGCCGAGATGAAGACACGAAGCGGCAAGCTGTTCGGGTCCGACTCGCCCTCGGTCTTCGCCGAAGCCTCCAACGTGGAAAAGCTGATCCAGCGGTTCCTGGTCCGGGCGCAGGCTATCAGCCCGGCGCAATCCTCATACAACGCGGCGCTGGTGCTGCTGTCGAGCGGGAGGTGA
- a CDS encoding flagellin: MSSILTNNGAMVALQTLKGINSNMAKTQSEISTGKSVANAKDNAAIWATAKIMETDESSFKAIRSQLNVAESTVATGRAGAEKITKLLGEMRDLAASASNDTADHGKVNTDILGKRAEIESIVNASQFNGINLLKTDIGNGGPTFSVLASLDRGTAATTTARMIDVTSVDFEADIVGGTVAAITDKASAQTAIGQIEALINTAVEGAASLGSAGKRITGQSEFVGQLADSLKSGIGSMVDADMEETSARLQALQVQQQLATQSLSIANQAPQSLLSLFRG, encoded by the coding sequence ATGTCCAGCATTCTGACCAACAATGGCGCAATGGTCGCGTTGCAGACCCTGAAGGGGATCAACTCGAACATGGCCAAGACCCAAAGCGAGATCTCAACCGGCAAGTCGGTCGCCAATGCCAAGGATAATGCCGCGATCTGGGCCACGGCCAAGATCATGGAAACCGACGAATCGTCCTTCAAGGCCATCCGCAGCCAGTTGAACGTCGCCGAGTCGACGGTCGCCACGGGCCGCGCAGGCGCCGAGAAGATCACCAAGCTGCTGGGCGAGATGCGCGACCTGGCGGCCTCGGCGTCCAACGACACGGCAGACCATGGCAAGGTGAACACCGACATCCTCGGAAAACGGGCCGAGATCGAGTCCATCGTCAATGCCTCGCAGTTCAACGGGATCAACCTGCTGAAAACCGATATCGGGAATGGCGGCCCCACCTTCTCGGTCCTGGCATCGCTTGACCGCGGCACCGCCGCGACGACGACGGCCAGGATGATCGATGTGACCTCTGTCGATTTCGAGGCTGACATCGTCGGTGGCACAGTCGCTGCAATCACCGACAAGGCATCCGCGCAAACGGCGATCGGCCAGATCGAGGCACTGATCAACACTGCGGTCGAAGGCGCGGCATCGCTGGGTTCTGCGGGCAAGCGGATCACGGGGCAATCCGAGTTTGTCGGCCAGTTGGCGGACTCGCTTAAATCCGGCATCGGCTCGATGGTCGATGCCGACATGGAGGAGACCTCGGCCCGCCTGCAGGCCCTGCAGGTCCAGCAGCAGCTGGCCACCCAGTCGCTGTCGATCGCCAACCAGGCGCCGCAGTCGCTGCTGTCGCTGTTCCGCGGCTGA
- a CDS encoding chemotaxis protein chel has protein sequence MEMIVNVEGARLHPPLRTDLSRSADKLEAAFLAEMLKIAMPDGGGDAFGGGIGESQFASFLTERHAAAMASRLDLNLVTRLADHA, from the coding sequence ATGGAGATGATCGTGAACGTCGAGGGAGCGCGCCTGCATCCACCCCTTCGAACTGATCTTTCACGCAGCGCCGACAAGCTTGAAGCGGCCTTTCTGGCCGAAATGCTGAAGATCGCAATGCCGGACGGCGGCGGGGACGCATTCGGCGGCGGGATCGGAGAGTCGCAGTTCGCCTCTTTCCTGACCGAGCGGCACGCGGCCGCCATGGCCTCGCGTCTGGACCTGAACCTCGTGACCCGGCTGGCCGACCATGCGTGA
- the carB gene encoding carbamoyl-phosphate synthase large subunit gives MPKRTDISSILIIGAGPIVIGQACEFDYSGAQACKALREEGYRVILVNSNPATIMTDPGMADATYIEPITPEIVEKIIAAERPDALLPTMGGQTALNTALALADMGVLEKYNVELIGAQRAAIEMAEDRKLFREAMDRIGLENPRATIVAAPKLANGKYDIAAGIAQAMEALEDIGLPAIIRPAYTLGGTGGGVAYNRDDYEAIVRSGLDASPVAQVLVDESLLGWKEYEMEVVRDRADNAIIVCSIENVDPMGVHTGDSITVAPALTLTDREYQRMRSASIAVLREIGVETGGSNVQWAVNPADGRMVVIEMNPRVSRSSALASKATGFPIAKIAAKLAVGYTLDELDNDITKVTPASFEPSIDYVVTKIPRFAFEKFPGAKPDLTTAMKSVGEVMAIGRTFHESLQKALASMETGLSGLDEIAIEGAAEEGKPAFIKALSRQTPDRIRVIAESMRAGLSDDEIHRVTSFDPWFLARIREIVEAEHEIRHHGLPSDAHGLSRVKMMGFTDARLAHLTGQTETAIRRARRGMGVLPVFKRIDTCAAEFEAQTPYMYSTYETPAMGDVEDEARPSDRKKVVILGGGPNRIGQGIEFDYCCCHACFALTDAGYETIMVNCNPETVSTDYDTSDRLYFEPLTLEHVLEILRVEQENGTLHGVIVQFGGQTPLKLAQALKDEGIPILGTTPDAIDLAEDRERFQKLLNDLRLKQPVNGIARSVDEAREIAQRVGFPLVIRPSYVLGGRAMEIVRDTDHLNRYITTAVQVSGKNPVLLDSYLSGAIEVDVDALSDGHTVHVAGIMEHIEEAGVHSGDSACSLPPHTLDAATIQELKVQTTAMALALNVVGLMNVQFAIKDGEIFVLEVNPRASRTVPFVAKATDSAIASIAARLMAGEPMANFPLRPAYPAGVGPDTPLPYADPMTLADPVTPWFSVKEAVLPFARFPGVDTLLGPEMRSTGEVMGWDRNFPRAFLKAQMGAGTHLPEGGRVFVSVKDADKTPEMAAAMRDLSAMGFTLIATRGTGDFLRGAEVRAELVNKVYEGRPNIVDRLKNGDIAMVLNTTEGAQAIADSRDIRSVALYDKIPYFTTAAGAIAAVAAIKSREEGDVGVRTLQG, from the coding sequence ATGCCGAAAAGAACCGATATCTCCTCGATCCTCATCATCGGCGCCGGACCCATCGTCATCGGCCAGGCCTGCGAGTTCGACTATTCCGGCGCCCAGGCCTGCAAGGCGCTGCGCGAGGAAGGCTACCGGGTCATCCTGGTGAACTCGAACCCTGCCACGATCATGACCGATCCCGGCATGGCGGATGCCACCTATATCGAGCCGATCACCCCCGAGATTGTCGAGAAGATCATCGCCGCCGAGCGTCCCGACGCGCTGCTGCCCACCATGGGCGGGCAGACCGCGCTGAACACGGCCTTGGCGCTGGCCGACATGGGCGTGCTGGAAAAATACAACGTCGAGCTGATCGGCGCCCAGCGCGCCGCCATCGAGATGGCCGAGGACCGCAAGCTGTTCCGCGAGGCGATGGACCGGATCGGGCTGGAGAACCCCCGCGCCACCATCGTCGCCGCGCCGAAGCTGGCGAACGGCAAATACGACATCGCCGCAGGCATCGCCCAGGCGATGGAAGCGCTGGAGGACATCGGCCTGCCCGCCATCATCCGCCCCGCCTATACGCTGGGCGGGACCGGGGGCGGCGTCGCCTACAACCGCGACGACTACGAGGCCATCGTGCGATCCGGCCTCGACGCCAGCCCCGTCGCGCAGGTGCTGGTGGACGAAAGCCTGCTCGGCTGGAAGGAATACGAGATGGAGGTGGTCCGCGACCGCGCCGACAACGCCATCATCGTCTGCTCGATCGAGAACGTGGACCCGATGGGCGTCCACACCGGCGATTCGATCACCGTGGCGCCCGCGCTGACGCTGACCGACCGCGAATACCAGCGGATGCGCTCGGCCTCGATCGCGGTCCTGCGCGAGATCGGGGTGGAAACCGGCGGTTCGAACGTCCAGTGGGCCGTGAATCCCGCCGACGGCCGCATGGTCGTGATCGAGATGAACCCGCGCGTGTCGCGCTCCTCGGCACTGGCGTCCAAGGCCACCGGCTTCCCCATCGCCAAGATCGCGGCGAAACTCGCCGTCGGCTACACGCTGGACGAACTCGACAACGACATCACCAAGGTCACGCCGGCCAGCTTCGAGCCGTCCATCGACTATGTGGTCACGAAGATCCCCCGCTTCGCCTTCGAGAAATTCCCCGGCGCCAAGCCCGACCTGACCACCGCGATGAAGTCGGTGGGCGAGGTCATGGCCATCGGCCGCACCTTCCACGAATCGCTGCAAAAGGCGCTGGCCTCGATGGAAACCGGCCTTTCCGGCCTCGACGAGATCGCCATCGAGGGCGCGGCCGAGGAAGGCAAACCCGCCTTCATCAAGGCCCTGTCGCGCCAGACCCCCGACCGCATCCGCGTCATCGCCGAGTCCATGCGCGCCGGCCTGTCGGACGATGAGATCCACCGCGTCACTAGCTTCGACCCCTGGTTCCTCGCCCGCATCCGCGAGATCGTCGAGGCCGAGCACGAGATCCGCCACCACGGGCTGCCCTCGGACGCCCATGGCCTCAGCCGAGTCAAGATGATGGGCTTCACCGACGCCCGACTTGCCCACCTGACCGGCCAGACGGAAACCGCCATCCGCCGCGCCCGCCGCGGCATGGGCGTCCTGCCCGTCTTCAAGCGCATCGACACCTGCGCGGCCGAGTTCGAGGCCCAGACCCCCTACATGTATTCGACCTACGAGACCCCCGCGATGGGCGACGTGGAAGACGAGGCCCGCCCCTCGGACCGCAAGAAGGTCGTTATCCTCGGCGGCGGCCCCAACCGCATCGGCCAGGGGATCGAGTTCGACTACTGCTGCTGCCACGCCTGCTTCGCCCTGACCGACGCGGGCTATGAGACCATCATGGTCAACTGCAACCCCGAGACCGTCTCGACCGACTACGACACCTCGGACCGCCTGTATTTCGAGCCGCTGACGCTGGAGCACGTCCTGGAAATCCTGCGCGTCGAACAGGAAAACGGCACCCTCCACGGCGTCATCGTCCAGTTCGGCGGCCAGACGCCCCTGAAGCTGGCGCAGGCGCTCAAGGACGAGGGCATCCCGATCCTCGGCACCACCCCCGACGCCATCGACCTGGCCGAGGACCGCGAACGCTTCCAGAAGCTGCTGAACGACCTGCGGCTAAAGCAGCCCGTCAACGGCATCGCGCGCAGCGTCGACGAGGCCCGCGAGATCGCGCAGCGCGTGGGCTTCCCGCTGGTCATCCGCCCCTCCTACGTCCTCGGCGGCCGCGCGATGGAGATCGTGCGCGACACCGACCACCTCAACCGCTACATCACGACCGCCGTGCAGGTCTCCGGCAAGAACCCCGTGCTGCTCGACAGCTACCTGTCCGGCGCCATCGAGGTGGACGTGGACGCGCTGTCCGACGGCCACACCGTCCATGTCGCCGGCATCATGGAGCATATCGAGGAAGCCGGCGTCCATTCGGGCGACTCGGCCTGCTCGCTGCCGCCCCACACGCTGGACGCGGCCACCATTCAGGAACTCAAGGTCCAGACCACCGCCATGGCCCTGGCGCTGAACGTCGTCGGCCTGATGAACGTGCAGTTCGCCATCAAGGACGGCGAGATCTTCGTGCTTGAGGTCAACCCCCGCGCCTCGCGCACCGTGCCCTTCGTCGCCAAGGCCACCGACAGCGCCATCGCCTCGATCGCCGCGCGGCTGATGGCGGGCGAGCCGATGGCGAACTTCCCCCTCCGCCCTGCCTATCCCGCGGGCGTCGGCCCCGACACGCCCCTTCCTTACGCCGACCCGATGACGCTGGCCGATCCGGTCACACCCTGGTTCTCGGTCAAGGAGGCCGTTCTGCCCTTCGCCCGCTTCCCCGGCGTGGACACGCTGCTGGGGCCGGAGATGCGGTCCACCGGCGAGGTCATGGGCTGGGACCGCAACTTCCCCCGCGCCTTCCTCAAGGCGCAGATGGGTGCGGGCACGCATCTGCCGGAAGGGGGCCGCGTCTTCGTCTCGGTCAAGGACGCCGACAAGACGCCCGAGATGGCCGCCGCCATGCGCGACCTTTCCGCCATGGGCTTCACCCTGATCGCCACCCGCGGCACGGGCGATTTCCTGCGCGGCGCCGAGGTCCGGGCCGAGCTGGTCAACAAGGTCTACGAAGGCCGCCCGAACATCGTGGACCGCCTGAAGAACGGCGACATCGCGATGGTCCTGAACACGACAGAAGGCGCGCAGGCCATCGCCGATTCCCGCGACATCCGCTCGGTCGCGCTCTACGACAAGATCCCCTATTTCACGACCGCGGCGGGAGCGATCGCCGCCGTGGCGGCGATCAAGTCACGCGAGGAGGGGGACGTGGGGGTCAGGACGTTGCAGGGGTGA